The following are from one region of the Bacillus methanolicus MGA3 genome:
- a CDS encoding site-specific integrase, with product MGNIYANSIKILTWVDNNVTTFKATSKKLNKHGDCIAKGHRKFHKLVLDSENKRNYALVTLLAYAGLRISEALNLKRNAVNHAG from the coding sequence ATGGGTAACATTTATGCTAATTCTATTAAGATTCTTACATGGGTAGATAATAATGTTACAACATTTAAAGCAACCTCAAAAAAACTTAATAAACATGGCGATTGTATTGCAAAAGGACATCGGAAATTCCATAAGTTGGTATTAGATAGCGAAAACAAACGAAACTATGCATTGGTTACTCTTTTGGCTTATGCGGGATTGCGAATTTCTGAAGCGTTGAACCTAAAAAGAAATGCCGTAAATCATGCGGGGTAA
- a CDS encoding DUF2187 family protein, whose translation MARTKAKIGDHILFQRKDQIIEGIVEIVRENSVIIEISQDAAQELGYETNKTVVKHSNYVVKKATA comes from the coding sequence GTGGCTAGGACTAAAGCTAAAATTGGTGATCACATTTTATTTCAAAGGAAAGACCAAATTATCGAAGGTATTGTTGAAATTGTAAGAGAGAATAGCGTGATAATCGAAATATCCCAAGATGCTGCCCAAGAATTGGGTTATGAAACCAATAAAACTGTTGTAAAGCATTCGAATTATGTTGTAAAAAAAGCAACAGCTTAA
- the hepT gene encoding type VII toxin-antitoxin system HepT family RNase toxin, giving the protein MKNDVILNKISIIERCIKRINEEYADNPKNLENYTKQDSIVLNLQRACEACIDLAMHIIAEKKLGLPQSSRDAFTILEEEGIISPSLSHKMKAMVGFRNIAVHDYQELNLAILQKILDNHLIDFMHFTKTILLY; this is encoded by the coding sequence ATGAAAAATGATGTTATCTTAAATAAAATCAGTATTATTGAGCGATGTATTAAGCGTATCAATGAAGAATATGCTGATAACCCCAAGAATTTAGAAAACTATACCAAACAAGACTCAATTGTACTAAACCTTCAACGAGCATGTGAAGCTTGTATTGACCTTGCGATGCATATTATAGCGGAGAAAAAACTGGGACTCCCACAAAGTAGTCGAGATGCGTTTACCATTTTAGAAGAAGAAGGTATTATCTCCCCTTCTCTGTCTCATAAAATGAAAGCTATGGTCGGATTTAGGAATATAGCCGTCCATGATTATCAAGAACTTAATTTAGCTATATTACAAAAGATTCTTGATAATCATTTAATAGATTTTATGCATTTTACAAAAACCATCCTTCTTTATTAA
- the mntA gene encoding type VII toxin-antitoxin system MntA family adenylyltransferase antitoxin: MSKNIEQIIMDILNERLSPSLVFLFGSTVKEFTHKGSDIDIAFLSDEKELDKYEIFMIAQELASKLNRDVDLIDLNQASTVLQAQIVSTGKIIYCTDERKKAAFELKALKMYAKLNEERSPILKNIDESGSIYEK, translated from the coding sequence TTGAGTAAAAATATAGAACAGATCATTATGGATATTTTAAATGAAAGACTATCACCATCTTTAGTATTTTTGTTTGGGTCAACTGTCAAAGAATTTACTCATAAAGGTAGCGATATCGATATTGCATTTCTTAGTGATGAAAAAGAATTAGACAAATACGAAATATTTATGATCGCACAAGAGTTAGCATCCAAACTAAACCGAGATGTTGATTTAATTGACCTAAATCAAGCGAGTACGGTATTACAGGCTCAAATTGTTTCAACAGGTAAAATAATATATTGTACTGATGAACGGAAAAAAGCTGCGTTCGAACTAAAAGCTTTAAAAATGTACGCAAAATTGAACGAAGAGCGCTCTCCTATATTGAAAAATATAGATGAAAGTGGGTCTATTTATGAAAAATGA
- a CDS encoding LysM peptidoglycan-binding domain-containing protein, with translation MGKASMKKWLFASAASLSILAAQGTVDAAAPHKVVKGDTLWELAKQNGITVDELKNANNRQNDMIYVGETLTIPNHTVAQSSSSTVHKVVKGDTLWELAKQNGITVDELKKVNNRQNDMIYAGETLTIPNHTVAQSSSSTVHKVVKGDTLWELAKQYGVTVEGLKVVNHLQNDTIYIGQTLTIGNGSSSAEAQMAQPAEPAVNKPPAPSQSLNISAEDKDLLSRLVEAEAKGEPHEGKVAVAMVVLNRVASPEFPNSIHDVIYQKLENGEYQFTPVANGAINQPASDDSKRAVNEALASQNHTIDALYFYNPRIANNDWQKTRQVTAIIGNHVFAK, from the coding sequence ATGGGAAAGGCAAGCATGAAGAAGTGGTTATTTGCTTCTGCAGCATCTTTATCAATTCTTGCAGCACAAGGAACAGTAGATGCAGCAGCTCCACATAAAGTGGTGAAAGGAGATACTTTATGGGAGCTTGCTAAACAAAATGGGATAACAGTTGATGAATTAAAAAATGCGAATAATCGTCAAAATGATATGATATACGTTGGCGAAACATTAACTATTCCTAATCATACAGTAGCTCAATCAAGCAGTTCTACTGTACATAAAGTGGTGAAAGGAGATACTTTATGGGAGCTTGCTAAACAAAATGGGATAACAGTTGATGAATTAAAAAAAGTGAATAATCGTCAAAATGATATGATATACGCTGGCGAAACATTAACTATTCCTAATCATACAGTAGCCCAATCAAGCAGTTCTACTGTACATAAAGTGGTGAAAGGAGATACTTTATGGGAGCTTGCTAAACAATATGGAGTAACAGTGGAAGGACTAAAAGTAGTGAATCATTTACAAAATGACACTATTTATATTGGACAAACTTTAACTATTGGAAATGGTTCGTCTTCCGCTGAAGCACAAATGGCTCAGCCTGCTGAACCGGCAGTAAATAAGCCGCCAGCTCCATCTCAGTCTTTGAATATTTCAGCTGAAGATAAAGACTTATTGTCCAGATTAGTAGAGGCAGAAGCGAAAGGTGAGCCGCATGAAGGAAAAGTAGCAGTAGCGATGGTTGTATTAAATCGTGTTGCTTCTCCAGAGTTCCCAAATTCTATTCATGATGTCATCTATCAGAAGTTAGAAAACGGTGAATATCAATTTACACCTGTAGCAAATGGAGCCATTAATCAGCCTGCATCTGATGATTCAAAACGGGCGGTGAATGAAGCACTAGCCAGTCAAAATCATACAATTGATGCTCTTTATTTTTACAACCCACGAATCGCAAACAATGATTGGCAGAAAACACGACAAGTAACAGCCATTATTGGAAACCATGTATTCGCCAAATAA
- a CDS encoding Ger(x)C family spore germination C-terminal domain-containing protein, with translation MPESNLKIFLSDYYQKGKDGYLPLIKKSNKKKVEINGLCLFKEDKVVDELSVDKLFFFKLMTDQYNEGTTHVGANGNAASIEIISSKHKMKLIGRNPYKIELNIKLKGEITDYTGNQLTGKIKDNIEKTMEKDINEQCSKLISRFQEKNIDPIGFGAFVKSRTRNFDFSKWEDEYQNLTVDVNTKVIITEEGVIE, from the coding sequence TTGCCTGAATCCAATTTAAAGATTTTCTTATCGGATTATTATCAAAAAGGCAAAGACGGTTACTTGCCTCTTATAAAAAAAAGTAATAAAAAAAAGGTCGAAATTAACGGACTCTGCTTATTCAAAGAAGACAAAGTAGTCGATGAGCTTTCCGTTGATAAATTATTTTTCTTTAAATTAATGACCGATCAATATAATGAAGGTACCACTCATGTTGGAGCTAACGGCAATGCAGCTTCGATAGAAATCATTTCATCAAAGCATAAGATGAAGTTAATCGGAAGAAATCCATATAAAATCGAACTAAACATAAAATTAAAAGGTGAAATAACGGATTATACCGGAAATCAATTAACCGGGAAAATAAAGGATAACATTGAAAAAACAATGGAAAAAGACATAAACGAACAATGTTCAAAGTTAATTTCCAGGTTTCAAGAAAAAAACATTGATCCAATCGGATTCGGCGCATTTGTCAAAAGTAGGACAAGAAACTTTGATTTTTCAAAGTGGGAAGATGAATATCAAAACCTGACAGTCGATGTAAATACAAAAGTCATTATTACCGAAGAAGGAGTCATTGAATAA